The following proteins come from a genomic window of Achromobacter deleyi:
- a CDS encoding ABC transporter ATP-binding protein: MPDQTRSTPEFALRLEGVALGYGDFTVLRDISMEARSGQVVAIMGGSGSGKTTLLRAATGQLTAQQGTVLAFGQDIARATPAELQSLRKRMGVLFQQGALFTDLNVFENVAFPLREHTTLAESEITARVLDKLDAVGLRAAAHLKVAEVSGGMARRVALARAVVLEPELILYDEPFAGLDPISLGITARLIRSLADRLGCASVLITHDVHESFAIADQVYLVGQGQLKAAGSPESLSASQDPYVQQFLKGEPDGPVAFQYPETPAFQKWLSQQQGRKA; this comes from the coding sequence ATGCCCGATCAAACCCGCAGCACCCCGGAATTCGCCCTGCGCCTGGAAGGTGTGGCGCTAGGCTACGGTGATTTCACCGTCTTGCGCGACATTTCCATGGAAGCGCGCTCGGGCCAGGTGGTCGCCATCATGGGCGGCTCGGGCTCCGGCAAGACCACCCTGCTGCGGGCCGCCACCGGCCAGCTCACCGCGCAACAAGGCACCGTGCTGGCATTCGGCCAGGACATCGCACGCGCCACGCCGGCCGAACTGCAGTCCCTGCGCAAGCGCATGGGCGTGCTGTTCCAGCAGGGCGCGCTGTTCACCGACCTGAACGTGTTCGAGAACGTCGCCTTCCCGCTGCGCGAACACACCACGCTGGCCGAGTCCGAAATCACCGCCCGCGTGCTCGACAAGCTCGACGCCGTCGGCCTGCGCGCCGCCGCCCACCTGAAGGTGGCCGAAGTCTCCGGCGGCATGGCTCGCCGGGTGGCGCTGGCCCGCGCGGTGGTGCTGGAACCCGAGCTGATCCTGTACGACGAACCCTTCGCCGGCCTCGATCCGATCTCGCTGGGCATCACCGCCCGCCTGATCCGCAGCCTGGCCGACCGCCTGGGTTGCGCCTCGGTGCTGATCACCCACGACGTGCACGAATCGTTCGCGATCGCCGACCAGGTCTACCTGGTGGGGCAAGGCCAGCTCAAGGCCGCCGGCAGTCCCGAGAGCCTGTCGGCCTCGCAGGACCCCTACGTGCAGCAATTCCTCAAAGGCGAACCCGACGGCCCGGTCGCGTTCCAGTACCCCGAAACGCCGGCCTTCCAGAAATGGCTGTCGCAACAACAAGGGCGCAAGGCATGA
- a CDS encoding Bug family tripartite tricarboxylate transporter substrate binding protein: MKSLRPLVAALATFAALGGTAHAQAADWPAKPITMIVPYAPGGFADTRVRLLARKLGESLGQPIVVENKAGAGGVVGTNLIAKAAPDGYTIGTGNLAPMAVNPSLMKDMPYNPQKDLAPVILIENSPLVLSVNNELPVKTLADLIAMARKQPGKLSFGSSGVGGAHHLSGEMFREQAKIDIVHVPYKGGSLAATDLMGGHISMMFEMGYSALPAIQGQKIHPIAVTSAQRLAVLPDVPTMAESGLPGFESYNWQGIVAPAGTPAPIIAKLNAEFNRILKEPDVQKAIADTGSQAGGGTPEEFGAFIKSETAKWAQVIKAGNIQLQ, from the coding sequence ATGAAATCGCTACGCCCCCTGGTCGCCGCCCTGGCCACCTTCGCCGCCCTTGGCGGCACCGCCCACGCCCAGGCCGCCGACTGGCCCGCCAAGCCCATCACCATGATCGTGCCCTACGCCCCGGGCGGCTTTGCCGATACCCGCGTGCGTCTGCTGGCGCGCAAGCTGGGCGAATCGCTGGGCCAGCCGATCGTGGTCGAGAACAAGGCGGGCGCGGGCGGCGTGGTCGGCACCAACCTGATCGCCAAGGCGGCGCCCGACGGCTACACCATCGGCACCGGCAACCTGGCGCCGATGGCGGTCAACCCGTCGCTGATGAAGGACATGCCGTACAACCCGCAAAAGGACCTGGCGCCGGTCATCCTGATCGAGAACAGTCCGCTGGTGCTGAGCGTGAACAACGAACTGCCGGTCAAGACCCTGGCCGACCTGATCGCCATGGCCAGGAAGCAGCCCGGCAAGCTGTCGTTCGGTTCGTCCGGCGTGGGCGGCGCGCACCACCTGTCCGGCGAGATGTTCCGCGAGCAGGCCAAGATCGACATCGTGCACGTGCCCTACAAGGGCGGCAGCCTGGCCGCGACCGACCTGATGGGCGGCCATATCTCGATGATGTTCGAGATGGGCTATTCGGCGCTGCCGGCCATCCAGGGCCAGAAGATCCACCCGATCGCGGTGACGTCGGCCCAGCGCCTGGCGGTGCTGCCGGACGTGCCGACCATGGCCGAATCCGGCCTGCCGGGCTTCGAGTCGTACAACTGGCAGGGCATCGTCGCCCCCGCCGGCACCCCGGCGCCCATCATCGCCAAGCTCAATGCCGAGTTCAACCGCATCCTGAAGGAGCCCGACGTGCAGAAGGCCATCGCCGACACCGGCAGCCAGGCCGGCGGCGGCACGCCCGAGGAATTCGGCGCGTTCATCAAGAGCGAAACGGCCAAGTGGGCGCAGGTCATCAAGGCTGGAAACATCCAGCTCCAGTAA
- a CDS encoding 5-oxoprolinase subunit PxpA gives MSKATIDLNSDMGEGFGSWKIGDDVDDAIMPLISSANIATGFHAGDPNIMNRTVVMAREHGIGIGAHPGFRDLVGFGRRDLNENAEGLVNDIVYQVGALREFARLYGLRLQHVKPHGALYMRAARDETLSRRLVQTLRDLEPTLMLYCMENSLTCKVARELGLPVVREFYADRDYDASGSIVFTRYTQALDPEQVADKVLRACTDGKVRTVDGRDIPIGFDSVCIHSDTPGALALVQATRARLEAHGIRIAPPQLS, from the coding sequence ATGAGCAAGGCGACGATAGACCTGAACTCCGACATGGGCGAGGGCTTTGGTTCCTGGAAAATCGGCGATGACGTGGACGACGCCATCATGCCGCTGATCAGCTCGGCCAACATCGCCACCGGCTTTCATGCCGGCGATCCCAACATCATGAACCGCACCGTGGTAATGGCGCGCGAGCACGGCATCGGCATCGGCGCGCATCCCGGCTTTCGCGACCTGGTCGGCTTCGGCCGCCGCGACCTGAACGAGAACGCCGAGGGCCTGGTCAACGACATCGTCTACCAGGTCGGCGCGCTGCGCGAATTCGCCCGCCTCTATGGCCTGCGGCTGCAGCACGTCAAGCCGCATGGCGCGCTCTACATGCGCGCCGCGCGCGACGAAACCCTGTCGCGCCGGCTGGTGCAGACGCTGCGCGACCTGGAACCCACGCTGATGCTGTATTGCATGGAAAACTCGCTGACCTGCAAGGTGGCGCGCGAGCTGGGCCTGCCGGTGGTGCGTGAGTTCTACGCGGACCGCGACTACGACGCCAGCGGCTCGATCGTGTTCACGCGCTATACCCAGGCGCTCGATCCGGAGCAGGTGGCCGACAAGGTGCTGCGCGCATGTACCGATGGCAAGGTGCGCACCGTGGACGGCCGCGACATCCCGATCGGCTTCGATTCCGTCTGCATCCACAGCGACACCCCCGGCGCGCTGGCGCTGGTGCAGGCCACCCGCGCCCGCCTCGAGGCGCACGGCATCCGCATCGCGCCGCCGCAGCTGTCCTGA
- a CDS encoding LysR family transcriptional regulator: MSLTLRQLKYFVAAAELGQISQAAIQLAISQSAVTTAIRELEESVGSPLFQRSASGVALTETGRGFLNHAYNILSSVDEALRMPSADARESGRLLLAASYTVIGYFLPYHLQRLSQLYPNLDIQLHELNRNAIEEGLIAHRYDMAVLLTSNVVNPELAVEHFFGSPRRLWVPARHPLLARDTVTLEDVAHEPFIMLTVDEAAHTALRYWSETPFRPDVRLRTSSVEAVRSMVANGGGVAVLSDMVYRPWSLEGRRIETIQLKDPIPPMNVGLAWRKGADITGPMRAVRDYFRHAYAVPRGTDTLR, translated from the coding sequence ATGTCGCTTACCCTCCGGCAGCTCAAATATTTCGTCGCGGCCGCCGAACTCGGACAGATCTCACAAGCGGCGATCCAGCTGGCGATCTCGCAATCGGCCGTCACCACGGCCATCCGCGAACTGGAAGAGAGCGTGGGCTCGCCACTGTTCCAGCGCAGCGCCAGCGGCGTGGCGCTGACCGAGACCGGACGCGGCTTCCTCAACCACGCCTACAACATCCTGTCGTCGGTCGACGAGGCGCTGCGCATGCCCAGCGCCGACGCGCGCGAGAGCGGGCGCCTGCTGCTGGCGGCGTCCTACACCGTGATCGGCTACTTCCTGCCATACCACCTGCAGCGCCTGTCGCAGCTCTATCCCAACCTGGACATCCAGCTGCACGAGCTCAACCGCAACGCGATCGAGGAGGGCCTGATCGCGCATCGCTACGACATGGCGGTGCTGCTGACCTCGAACGTGGTGAATCCGGAACTGGCGGTCGAGCATTTCTTCGGCTCGCCGCGGCGGCTGTGGGTGCCGGCGCGCCATCCGCTGCTGGCGCGCGACACCGTCACGCTGGAAGACGTGGCGCATGAACCGTTCATCATGCTCACGGTCGACGAAGCCGCGCACACCGCGCTGCGCTACTGGAGCGAGACGCCGTTCCGTCCCGACGTGCGCCTGCGCACCTCGTCGGTGGAGGCGGTGCGCAGCATGGTGGCCAATGGCGGCGGCGTGGCGGTGCTGTCGGACATGGTCTATCGGCCGTGGTCGCTGGAAGGCCGCCGCATCGAGACCATCCAGTTGAAGGATCCGATCCCGCCGATGAACGTGGGGCTGGCGTGGCGCAAGGGCGCCGACATCACCGGCCCGATGCGCGCGGTGCGCGACTATTTCCGCCATGCCTACGCCGTGCCGCGCGGCACCGATACCTTGCGCTGA
- a CDS encoding acetyl-CoA carboxylase, with protein sequence MSQQEIQCPLPGTFYRRPSPDAAPFVEVGAAIKPGDVVGIVEVMKQFNQIEAEIGGVVAEILVADGDPVEPGQALLRIEG encoded by the coding sequence ATGTCGCAGCAAGAGATCCAGTGCCCCCTGCCCGGCACCTTCTATCGCCGTCCCAGTCCGGACGCCGCGCCGTTCGTCGAGGTGGGCGCCGCCATCAAGCCCGGCGACGTGGTCGGCATCGTCGAGGTGATGAAGCAGTTCAACCAGATCGAGGCCGAGATCGGCGGCGTGGTCGCCGAGATCCTGGTGGCCGACGGCGATCCGGTCGAACCGGGCCAGGCCCTGCTGCGGATCGAGGGCTGA
- a CDS encoding VacJ family lipoprotein, protein MNTKVLSRIATVAAAGALMAGCAAPQHPDPRDPWEGFNRGVYKFNDTVDRAVFKPVAQAYTYVTPEPVRSCVHNIFSNVGDLWSGTNSFLQGRGHDFVNTLGRFLFNTTMGVGGCFDVASANGARKIPNDFGTTLGVWGFSQGPYLVLPFFGSASVRDGVGLVGDWQGRMHGYMGVSAIDNVPLRNSLWGLEVVDTRASLLNATDTIDRVALDPYSFVRDAYLQRRAAMVNGQRVDDESSLPNYEDDEDDAAKAKGAPAPVANPATK, encoded by the coding sequence ATGAACACGAAAGTTCTTTCCCGCATTGCCACCGTCGCCGCCGCCGGCGCACTGATGGCGGGCTGCGCCGCGCCGCAGCATCCGGATCCGCGCGATCCCTGGGAAGGCTTCAACCGCGGCGTGTACAAGTTCAACGACACCGTCGACCGCGCGGTCTTCAAGCCGGTGGCGCAGGCCTACACCTACGTCACGCCGGAGCCGGTGCGCAGCTGCGTCCACAACATCTTCAGCAACGTCGGCGATCTCTGGTCCGGCACCAACAGCTTCCTGCAAGGCCGCGGCCACGACTTCGTCAACACGCTCGGCCGCTTCCTGTTCAACACCACCATGGGCGTGGGCGGCTGCTTCGACGTCGCCTCGGCCAACGGCGCGCGCAAGATCCCGAACGACTTCGGCACCACGCTGGGCGTCTGGGGCTTCAGCCAGGGTCCGTACCTGGTGCTGCCGTTCTTCGGTTCGGCCAGCGTGCGCGACGGCGTCGGCCTGGTCGGCGACTGGCAGGGCCGCATGCACGGCTACATGGGCGTGAGCGCCATCGACAATGTGCCGCTGCGCAATTCGCTGTGGGGCCTGGAAGTGGTCGACACGCGCGCCAGCCTGCTCAACGCCACCGACACCATCGACCGCGTGGCGCTCGATCCGTACAGCTTCGTGCGCGATGCCTACCTGCAACGCCGCGCCGCCATGGTCAACGGCCAGCGCGTGGATGACGAATCCAGCCTGCCCAACTACGAAGACGACGAGGACGACGCCGCCAAGGCCAAGGGCGCGCCCGCTCCGGTCGCCAACCCCGCAACCAAGTAA
- the mlaE gene encoding lipid asymmetry maintenance ABC transporter permease subunit MlaE: MSGSNNAVSALGGWVRTRIAGIGYFTRFFGAMLARSGIALSRPRLVSQQIHFIGNFSLLIIAVSGMFVGFVLGLQGYYTLNRYGAEESLGLLVALSLVRELGPVVTALLFAGRAGTSLTAEIGLMKAGEQLSAMEVMAVDPMRRVLVPRLWGGIIAMPILAAVFSMVGILGGWVVGVLMIGVDAGAFWSQMQGGVDVWNDVLNGVIKSLVFGVTVTLVALYEGWQAKPTPEGVARATTRTVVVGSLAVLGLDFLLTALMFGN, from the coding sequence ATGAGCGGATCCAACAACGCCGTGAGCGCGCTGGGCGGCTGGGTGCGCACCCGCATCGCCGGCATCGGCTACTTCACCCGTTTCTTCGGCGCCATGCTGGCGCGCAGCGGCATCGCGCTGTCGCGGCCGCGGCTGGTGTCGCAGCAAATCCATTTCATCGGCAACTTTTCGCTGCTGATCATCGCTGTGTCCGGCATGTTCGTCGGCTTCGTGCTGGGCCTGCAGGGCTATTACACGCTGAACCGCTACGGCGCCGAGGAATCGCTCGGCCTGCTGGTGGCGCTGTCGCTGGTGCGCGAACTGGGGCCGGTGGTGACCGCGCTGCTGTTCGCCGGCCGCGCCGGCACCTCGCTGACCGCCGAGATCGGCCTGATGAAGGCCGGCGAGCAACTGTCGGCCATGGAAGTGATGGCGGTCGACCCGATGCGCCGCGTGCTGGTGCCGCGCCTGTGGGGCGGCATCATCGCCATGCCGATCCTGGCCGCCGTGTTCTCCATGGTGGGCATCCTGGGCGGCTGGGTGGTCGGCGTGCTGATGATCGGCGTCGACGCCGGCGCCTTCTGGTCGCAGATGCAGGGCGGCGTCGATGTCTGGAACGACGTCCTGAACGGCGTCATCAAAAGCCTGGTCTTCGGCGTCACGGTGACGCTGGTGGCGCTCTACGAAGGCTGGCAGGCCAAGCCCACCCCCGAAGGCGTCGCCCGCGCCACCACCCGCACGGTGGTGGTGGGTTCGCTGGCGGTGCTGGGGCTGGACTTCCTGCTGACCGCCTTGATGTTTGGAAACTGA
- the mlaD gene encoding outer membrane lipid asymmetry maintenance protein MlaD, with protein sequence MSREKTDFWVGLFVLLGAAALAFLALRAGNLSTFSFAPTYTLTANFDNVGGLKVRAPVKSAGVVVGRISKISFDDKTFQAVVAMNLETAYQFPKDSSAAILTSGLLGEQYLGLTPGSEDDNLAEGGKIRYTQSAVVLEQLISKFLYGSAEKEGTNAAGAPDAKAPN encoded by the coding sequence ATGTCTCGCGAAAAAACCGATTTCTGGGTAGGCCTGTTCGTCTTGCTGGGCGCGGCCGCGCTGGCGTTCCTGGCGTTGCGCGCCGGCAACTTGAGCACCTTTTCTTTTGCCCCCACCTATACGCTGACGGCCAATTTCGATAACGTAGGCGGCCTCAAAGTGCGCGCGCCCGTGAAAAGCGCCGGGGTCGTGGTCGGCCGGATCTCCAAGATCTCCTTCGACGACAAGACCTTCCAGGCGGTCGTCGCGATGAACCTGGAAACCGCCTACCAGTTCCCCAAGGACTCTTCCGCGGCCATCCTCACCTCGGGCCTGCTCGGCGAGCAATACCTGGGCCTGACGCCGGGCAGCGAAGACGACAACCTGGCCGAGGGTGGCAAAATCCGCTATACCCAAAGCGCCGTGGTGCTGGAACAGCTGATCAGCAAGTTCCTGTACGGCTCGGCCGAGAAGGAAGGCACGAACGCGGCTGGCGCGCCCGACGCGAAAGCCCCGAATTGA
- a CDS encoding NAD(P)H-dependent flavin oxidoreductase yields the protein MTSRLSDLLKLDHPIIQAPMAGGATTVELVSEASKAGVLGSLGAAYLTPEQIETTAAAIRERTDRPFGINLFAAVPEQPFKGDASRMLALLARYHAQLGLPAPVAPAPQADPLPGQIEAVLRVKPAVLSFTFGRLPADVLARCRELGILTVGTATTVREAVVLEQDGVDAVVAQGAEAGGHRGTFLDDFEHSLIGTMALVPQVADAVSIPVIASGGIMDGRGIAAALALGADVAQMGTAFLTTDEAGIGDAYKAVLPASRPEQSRVTRAFSGRPARGIVNSFMRDADQLSDDILPYPLQNALTRPMRTAGGKAGNIAVLSLWAGQGAPLARRESTAALVARLARETAAARGRGQA from the coding sequence ATGACATCCCGCCTTTCCGATCTGCTCAAGCTCGACCACCCCATCATCCAGGCGCCCATGGCGGGCGGCGCGACGACGGTGGAGCTGGTGTCGGAGGCCTCGAAGGCGGGTGTCCTGGGTTCGCTGGGCGCGGCCTACCTGACGCCCGAGCAGATCGAGACGACCGCCGCCGCGATCCGCGAGCGCACCGACCGGCCGTTCGGCATCAACCTGTTCGCGGCGGTGCCCGAACAGCCCTTCAAGGGCGACGCCAGCCGCATGCTGGCCCTGCTGGCGCGCTACCACGCCCAGCTGGGCCTGCCGGCGCCCGTCGCCCCCGCCCCGCAGGCCGATCCGCTGCCCGGCCAGATCGAGGCCGTGCTGCGCGTGAAGCCGGCGGTCCTGAGCTTCACCTTCGGCCGCCTGCCGGCGGACGTGCTGGCGCGCTGCCGCGAACTGGGCATCCTGACGGTCGGCACCGCCACCACCGTGCGCGAAGCCGTGGTGCTGGAGCAGGACGGGGTTGACGCCGTCGTGGCCCAGGGGGCCGAGGCGGGCGGGCACCGCGGCACCTTCCTGGACGATTTCGAGCATTCGCTGATCGGCACCATGGCCCTGGTGCCGCAGGTGGCCGACGCGGTGTCGATCCCGGTGATCGCCTCCGGCGGCATCATGGACGGCCGTGGCATCGCCGCCGCGCTGGCGCTGGGCGCGGACGTCGCACAAATGGGGACAGCATTCCTGACCACGGACGAAGCCGGCATCGGCGACGCCTACAAGGCGGTGCTGCCCGCCTCGCGCCCGGAACAGTCGCGGGTGACCCGGGCCTTCTCCGGACGCCCGGCGCGCGGGATCGTGAATTCCTTCATGCGCGACGCCGACCAACTTTCGGACGATATCCTGCCGTACCCGCTGCAGAACGCGCTGACCCGCCCCATGCGCACGGCCGGCGGCAAGGCCGGCAACATCGCCGTCCTGTCGCTGTGGGCCGGCCAGGGCGCGCCGCTCGCGCGGCGGGAAAGCACGGCCGCGCTGGTGGCCCGGCTGGCGCGCGAAACCGCCGCGGCGCGCGGCCGCGGCCAGGCCTGA
- a CDS encoding OmpW/AlkL family protein, translated as MFATYRRTRALALATACGATLMLAAPAQAHEAGDILFRVGVTQVRPASNNGTVLDGTVKLDANNNVRPSFTLAYMATRNIGIELLGAWPFQHDVSGSGLGKIGSSKQLPPTLSLQWHILPDSMVQPYIGVGINYTKFFDTKAEGALKGSDLKMGDSWGVAAQLGADIKISERWFMNADIRYIDIKSKVKLNGEHIGTARINPWVATLGVGYRF; from the coding sequence ATGTTCGCGACGTATCGGCGCACCCGCGCCCTTGCCCTGGCCACTGCCTGCGGCGCCACCCTGATGCTTGCCGCCCCCGCCCAAGCCCACGAAGCCGGCGACATCCTGTTCCGGGTCGGCGTGACGCAGGTCCGTCCCGCATCCAACAACGGCACCGTGCTCGATGGCACCGTCAAGCTCGACGCCAACAACAACGTGCGCCCCAGCTTCACGCTGGCCTACATGGCCACGCGCAACATCGGCATCGAACTGCTGGGCGCCTGGCCGTTCCAGCACGACGTGAGCGGCAGCGGCCTGGGCAAGATCGGTTCGAGCAAGCAGTTGCCGCCGACCCTCAGCCTGCAATGGCACATCCTGCCCGACAGCATGGTGCAGCCGTACATCGGCGTCGGCATCAACTACACCAAGTTCTTCGACACCAAGGCCGAAGGCGCGCTCAAGGGCTCGGACCTGAAGATGGGCGATTCGTGGGGCGTGGCCGCGCAACTGGGCGCGGACATCAAGATCAGCGAACGCTGGTTCATGAACGCCGACATCCGCTACATCGACATCAAGTCGAAGGTGAAGCTCAACGGCGAACACATCGGCACCGCCCGCATCAACCCGTGGGTCGCCACGCTGGGCGTCGGCTACCGCTTCTGA
- a CDS encoding MlaC/ttg2D family ABC transporter substrate-binding protein, translated as MSFSFFPLLQRLAFAGLLGLAASAAVQAQPNANGAPNDFVLAAANEALDVLKADGAVKAGNTARINQVVNEHILPYVNFQKTTRLAAGRYWRQATEQQRTALADAFRGTLVRTYSGALTRVTSGTTITALPFRGDPKADDVVVRTLISQPNGQPVGVDYRLEKTPQGWKIYDMNVEGIWLIENYRNQFAQQINQNGIDGLIQALNQRNQ; from the coding sequence ATGTCGTTTTCTTTTTTCCCCCTGCTCCAGCGCCTGGCGTTCGCCGGCCTGCTGGGACTGGCGGCATCCGCCGCCGTGCAGGCGCAACCCAACGCCAACGGCGCGCCCAACGACTTCGTGCTGGCCGCCGCCAATGAGGCGCTGGACGTCCTGAAGGCCGACGGCGCCGTCAAGGCCGGCAACACGGCCCGCATCAACCAGGTCGTGAACGAACACATCCTGCCCTACGTCAACTTCCAGAAGACGACGCGGCTGGCCGCCGGCCGCTACTGGCGCCAGGCCACCGAACAGCAACGGACCGCCCTGGCCGATGCCTTCCGCGGCACCCTGGTGCGCACCTACAGCGGCGCGCTGACGCGCGTCACGTCCGGCACCACGATCACGGCCCTGCCGTTCCGCGGCGACCCCAAGGCCGACGACGTGGTCGTGCGCACGCTCATCAGCCAGCCCAACGGCCAGCCGGTCGGCGTCGACTACCGCCTGGAAAAGACGCCCCAGGGCTGGAAGATCTACGACATGAACGTCGAAGGCATCTGGCTGATCGAGAACTACCGCAACCAGTTCGCCCAGCAGATCAACCAGAACGGCATCGACGGCCTGATCCAGGCGCTGAACCAGCGCAACCAGTAA
- a CDS encoding LysR family transcriptional regulator, with protein sequence MRNLDLDALQIFKAVADHGGVARAAAHLNRVQSNVSTRLKQLEATLETPLFRRQNRRLVLSEQGRVLLSYADRMLRLSAEAQAAVRDGAPQGLLRIGTMESTAAARLPPILAAYHAAWPKVRIELVTGTSGALAAKVRDFEIEAAFVAQPFEAEGLAQQLAFEEELALISPLAWPEIHGPKDVGDRSVIAFAAGCSYRRILESWFGQEGVAPGKVMEFASYHAIVACVAAGSGVAIVPRSVLAVLGAEQSLRVTPLSGKHGRAQTRLIWRADDETPALQALQQLLAQRRQ encoded by the coding sequence ATGAGAAACTTAGACCTCGACGCGCTGCAGATCTTCAAAGCGGTGGCGGACCATGGCGGCGTGGCGCGCGCCGCGGCCCACCTGAACCGGGTGCAGTCCAACGTCTCGACCCGCCTCAAGCAGCTGGAGGCGACGCTCGAGACGCCGCTGTTCCGCCGGCAAAACCGGCGCCTGGTGTTGTCGGAACAGGGGCGCGTGCTGCTGTCCTATGCCGACCGCATGCTGCGTCTGTCGGCCGAGGCCCAGGCGGCCGTGCGCGACGGCGCGCCGCAAGGCCTGTTGCGCATCGGCACCATGGAAAGCACGGCCGCGGCGCGCCTGCCGCCCATCCTGGCGGCGTACCACGCGGCCTGGCCGAAAGTGCGGATCGAACTGGTGACCGGGACCTCGGGCGCGTTGGCGGCCAAGGTGCGCGACTTCGAGATCGAGGCCGCGTTCGTGGCCCAGCCCTTCGAGGCGGAGGGCCTGGCGCAGCAGCTGGCGTTCGAGGAAGAGCTGGCGTTGATCTCGCCGTTGGCCTGGCCCGAGATCCACGGGCCCAAGGACGTGGGCGATCGCAGCGTCATCGCGTTCGCGGCGGGGTGTTCCTATCGCCGCATCCTGGAATCCTGGTTCGGCCAGGAAGGCGTGGCGCCGGGCAAGGTGATGGAGTTCGCGTCGTACCACGCGATCGTGGCCTGCGTGGCCGCGGGGTCGGGCGTGGCGATCGTGCCGCGCTCGGTGCTGGCGGTGCTGGGGGCGGAGCAGTCGCTGCGCGTGACGCCGCTGTCCGGCAAACACGGCCGCGCGCAGACGCGATTGATCTGGCGCGCGGACGACGAAACGCCTGCATTGCAGGCGTTGCAGCAGCTACTGGCGCAGCGGCGCCAGTAG
- a CDS encoding YbfB/YjiJ family MFS transporter produces MSIAARPDPAPPRGALSLALPAALALAAAMGIGRFAFTPVWPLMAQEAGLSLAQGSWLASANYAGYLLGALAAAVRPPRHPRAMLAVSLLAVALLTLAMPWVHGVLAWSLLRLVAGYGSASAFICVAAARPVGPGDPRAPAVSAITYAGVGAGIALTGLACLALMASGAGANANWTALGGLTLALSALAWPGLNRPAPAHHLAAAPAPGRLPPGIGRLALHYGVFGAGYIIPATFLPAMAREIIPDPAVFGWAWPLFGLAAALSCLVAPRVAQARDDKTVWRGAQAVMALGMLAVAVWHNIAAVIVAALLVGGTFMVITQSGMLAAQRLAGGAAPRAAAVMTSAFAAGQIIGPLLASGAARWGASLPQVLAGGAALLALSAWRLGNISAAGKNAGHNAIGSQEPSN; encoded by the coding sequence ATGTCAATAGCCGCCCGCCCCGATCCCGCGCCCCCGCGCGGCGCCCTCAGCCTGGCCTTGCCGGCCGCGCTGGCGCTGGCCGCCGCCATGGGCATCGGCCGCTTCGCCTTCACCCCGGTCTGGCCGCTCATGGCCCAGGAAGCCGGGCTGTCGCTGGCGCAGGGGAGCTGGCTGGCGTCGGCCAATTACGCCGGCTACCTGCTGGGCGCGCTGGCCGCCGCGGTGCGGCCGCCGCGCCATCCGCGCGCCATGCTGGCGGTCAGTCTGCTGGCCGTGGCCCTGCTGACGCTGGCCATGCCGTGGGTCCACGGGGTCCTCGCCTGGAGCCTGCTGCGGCTGGTGGCGGGCTATGGCAGCGCCAGCGCCTTCATCTGCGTGGCCGCCGCGCGTCCGGTCGGGCCCGGCGACCCGCGCGCCCCGGCGGTGTCCGCCATCACTTACGCCGGCGTCGGCGCCGGCATCGCGCTGACGGGCCTGGCCTGCCTGGCGCTGATGGCGTCCGGCGCCGGCGCCAATGCCAACTGGACCGCGCTGGGCGGACTGACGCTGGCGCTGTCGGCGCTGGCCTGGCCGGGCCTGAACCGCCCGGCGCCGGCCCACCACCTGGCCGCCGCGCCCGCCCCGGGACGCCTGCCGCCGGGCATCGGCCGGCTGGCGCTGCACTACGGCGTGTTCGGCGCCGGCTACATCATTCCGGCGACCTTCCTGCCCGCCATGGCCCGCGAGATCATTCCCGATCCGGCGGTGTTCGGCTGGGCCTGGCCGCTGTTCGGCCTGGCCGCCGCGCTCTCCTGCCTGGTGGCGCCGCGCGTGGCGCAGGCCCGCGACGACAAGACCGTGTGGCGCGGCGCGCAGGCAGTGATGGCGCTGGGCATGCTGGCGGTGGCGGTATGGCACAACATCGCCGCGGTCATCGTCGCCGCGCTGCTGGTGGGCGGCACCTTCATGGTCATCACCCAATCGGGCATGCTGGCCGCGCAGCGGCTGGCCGGCGGCGCCGCGCCGCGGGCCGCGGCCGTCATGACATCGGCCTTTGCCGCCGGCCAGATCATCGGCCCGCTGCTGGCCTCGGGCGCGGCGCGCTGGGGCGCCAGCCTGCCGCAGGTACTGGCCGGCGGCGCGGCGCTGCTGGCGCTGTCCGCCTGGCGCTTGGGAAATATCAGCGCCGCGGGCAAGAACGCTGGGCATAATGCGATCGGTTCCCAGGAACCATCAAATTAA